TGCTGTGAGGCGGAAGCGGCCGGCAAATGAGAACTTTGCAACCACCGATGAGCCACATTCACCTGTCAGCAGTCTCTGCTGCGGCCCGCTCAAGCCTCAAAGCTGAAGAAAATCCGGTCAAAGCACGGCGGACCATTGGCCAAGCCAGTTGCGCCCTTGCGAGCCTTTGCTGAACTACGAATACGTTTCTTCAGGGATGGGAAGTACCTTGCCGAATATGGTTAGTTAGTTTGCGAGCGGCATCGCCTATTTTAAGGCGTAACTCGCTATCGACAGGGATTCTTTTGCAAGTGCAATCGCTTGGCGCCCTTTTACGCCATGGTCTTACTTGGCCTGAATATTGCTCAGGGTATGAGAGTTCGACAAAAAGATCATACCAGGGGAGTGGCGCCGCATGGGGCAGGTCACGTCACGAAGTGGCCTCTTGAAAGGCCTTAAGTTGAGAACTGTCTTGTTGCTGGCAGGGCTGACGCTGACCAACATTGCAGCCTGGGGCTGGGCCGTTGCGCTGTTCGCCGGTCAGCCGTCGGTAATGGCAACCGCGCTGCTCGCTTGGGTGTTCGGTCTGCGCCATGCCGTGGATGCCGATCATATTGCGGCAATCGACAATGTCGTGCGGAAGCTGATGCATGCCGGCCGCGCCTCCGAAACTGCAGGTCTCTACTTTGCGCTCGGCCATTCCACGATCGTTCTCGCTTCAATGATCCTGCTTGCCGCCGGCGTCATGACCCTCGGCGGAGAGGGTTTGCTCAAAAACTTGGGCGGCCTTCTCGGAACCTCGGTTTCAGCCGTCTTCCTGCTCGGCGTGGCCGCCGTCAACTTTGCGATCTTCGCAAACTTGTGGCGCACAATGCGTGCAGCGCAGGCCAGCGGCGTCTACGGTGCACAATTACTCGATGCGCCCCTAGCCGGAAGCGGTCTTCTTTCGCATTTGCTCGGCCCGATCTTCCGAATTGTGACGCAAAGCTGGCACATGTATCCGCTCGGATTCCTGTTCGGATTAAGTTTCGACACGGCGACCGAAATTGGCCTGCTCTCCCTCTCTGCCTCTGAGACTGCGCGCGGCCTGTCGCTCTGGCAGGCCATAGTCTTTCCTGCACTTTTCGCTGCCGGAATGTCCCTGGTTGATACCTTGGATTCAGCATTTATGGCCAGCGCTTATCGCTGGGCTTTCGTCGATCCGGCCCGAAAGCTTTGGTACAATCTGACAATCACAGGTGCCTCAGTCGCGATTGCGCTGTTCATCGGCAGCGTGGAAACGCTTGGCCTGATCAGCGATCAGCTTGAGCTCACGGGTGCCCTTTCGAGCCTCGTCGATCGCCTCAAGGGATCACAAGCCATCTTAGGCTTCGGCGTGATGTCATTGTTCGCTCTCGCCTGGCTAGCATCTCTCCTGCTGTATCGCGTTGCATGGAAGGGAAAGACCACTCGAACCGCCTTGCCGACATCACGCGCGACTTAGCGGCTGCAGCGATGCTGTCGAGCCGCTCGAAGCCTGCCGTCTTTGCCCGCTGGACGAGCATTGCAGCACTAAGCATCTGCGCCCTCATGATCGACGCTGAACCTAGCTCTGGAGACAATATCCAGACTAGCTACACCTTGCCTGCAGTCATAGTCACTCGTGAGGAGATCCCACGGCGACCGCGAAGAGCTCCAACGCCACGCTCGGATCGAGCGCTCGGCATAGGGTCCAGTAGCCAGCTGGGCGGGCAAGCCTCAGCGGTATCGGCCAAGAGCAGCGCGGCCTTGGCTCCCGCGTCGAGCATGGCAAGCCAGATCACAGTATCAGGCGAAGACGTCAACGCGCGGCCCGTGATGCGCCCGGGCGAAGTGCTCGAAGCTGTACCGGGGCTCATTGTGACGCAGCATTCCGGCGAGGGCAAAGCGAACCAGTACTTCTTGCGCGGCTATAATCTCGATCATGGCACGGATCTCGCGATCTATGTTGATGATGTGCCTGCCAACATGCGCACTCACGCCCACGGCCAGGGCTATGCCGACCTCAATTGGCTGATTCCTGAAGCGATCGCCGCCATGGAGGTAAAGAAGGGGCCTTACTTCGCCGATGAAGGCGACTTCTCCTCGGCCGGCGCCGTGCATATCGGCCTGATCGACCGCACGGTGAAGGGGCTAGCGCAGATGACCGCCGGCAGCTTTGGATATCGCCGCTTCCTCGGCATGGATTCGACGAGGCTCGGCGATGGGACATTGCTCCTCGCCGGCGAGGCTGGGACCTACAACGGCCCCTGGGACAACCCGGACAACCTCCGCAAGCTCAATGGGCTCTTGCGCTACAGTCAGGGCACGGCCACCGACGGCGTGTCGGTCACGGGCATGGCTTACGCCAACAGATGGAATTCGACCGATCAGGTGCCGCAGCGCGCCATGACGGACGGATTGATGGATCGGTTTGGATCTGAAGACCCGACTGACGGCGGCAACGCAAACCGTTTTGCCCTGTCGGCGCGCGTGGCGCAGAGCGATAATTCCGGGGCCTGGAAGGCGAACGCTTATGTCGTCAAGAGCGAGCTCGATCTCTACAATAACTTCACTTATTTCCTGGCCAATCCCGTTGTCGGCGACCAATTTCACCAGCACGACGGCCGCCTAATGGCCGGCGCTAACATCGCACGGACGATGGATGGCTCATTCGCTGGGCTGCCGATGCAGACGACCTTCGGCCTGCAGTCCCGTTACGACGCCATCGATCTCGCGCTCACCGACACCCACCGGCGCAGTTTCCTGTCCAACGTACGCAGCGATAAGGTCGGGGAAGGCAGCATCGGCGCTTACGCCGAGAGTACGTTGCACTTTTCGGACTGGCTGAGGACCACGGTCGGTTGGCGCGGGGACTATTACGCGGCCGACGTGACGTCGCTGTTCGATGCGAACAACTCAGGCCATGCCAACGCTACGATCGGAAGTCCCAAGCTTCGCATCGTGGTCGGTCCCTTTAACAAGACCGAGTTCTTTTTCGGCGCCGGCTATGGCATGCACTCGAACGACGCGCGGGGTGCGACGACGACGGAAGATCCGAGCGATCCCGGGACAAAGCTGCCGCGCTCGCCGCTGCTGGTCCGCACCAGGGGCGCGGAGGTCGGCGTGCGTTCGAGGATCGTCCCGGATCTCGACACCTCGCTCAGCCTCTTCGTCCTCGACCAGGATTCCGAGATCCTGTTCTCAGGCGATGCCGGCGATACCACGACGGCGCGCGCGAGCCGCCGCTATGGATTCGAATGGACCAACCATTACCGCCCACGGTCTTGGATTGACGTCGACGCCGATCTCGCGATGACCCATGCGCGCTTTCGCGGTTACGACAGCGACCAGGCGGAGGTTTATGCCTCACTCGCCGGCTATCCCGCCGCGCAGATCGGCAACGCGCCCGGCAACTATATCCCTAACGCACCGACCATGATGGCGTCCGCCGGCATCTCGCTCGGCGCGAAGACGGGCTGGTTCGGCGCCCTGCGTTGGCGCTATCTCGCCTCCAGTCCGCTGACGGAAGACAACGCCTTCCGATCGCAACCTACCGGCATCTTCAACGCGCGGATCGGCTACCGCACCGACAAGGGCTGGCGCCTCCAGCTCGATTTGCTCAACCTCCTCAACAGCAAGGCGAACCAGATCACCTATGCCTATGGCTCCCTGCTGAAGACGGACAAACTTTACAATCTCTGTGCCGCCAATGCCGCCCCTGCGCCAGTCTGTGCCATTGGTGTGATGGACTATGTGCTTCACCCGGTCGAACCCTTGACCGTCCGAGTGACCCTAGCGGGCACATTCTGATATCAGTCAGGTCGCGAGTCGCGAAACGTCCGTTCGCCGGTAATAATGGCCGATAGCATGCTCTGACGCGACACGATGTCCTCGCGCACGGCAGCATATACATGCAGGATGACGAAAGTCACAATGAACCAGAGGCCGAGATGGTGCACTGTATGCACGTCTTGACTGTTTGGGAAGATCGAGAACCACCAGCCGAACAGCGCATACCATAAGCTGTCGCGACCTTCGCCCTCAGCGTAAAGTGCAAATCCGGTCAGCATCATCAGGATCATCACAATCACGAACAAGAACATCGCAGTATTGGCCAAAGGATTGTGGCCGACGTATTTTTTCGGGTAGCGCACTAGGAACAGGTACCATCGCAGCTCGTACAAAAGGCCCCAGCGCCAGATCCGGTTGTAGATCGGAAACGCGAACAACTGGCGGGCATACTGGTTGCCGACGAACGCCCAGTAGACGCGATAAAGGAACGCGAAGGCGAGCACCTGTCCCGACGCGAAGTGAACAAATCGGATGTAGCCCATCGTGTACCAATTGCTAGCTTCACCAGGCATCGAGGGAAGCGGCGAGGCGATTAGATAACCGGTAACGGCCAGAAGAGAGATCGTTAGCGCATTTAACCAGTGCCAGATCCGTACCGGTGCCTCATAGACATAGATTGATTGGCGATCCGTGCCGACGGCGCCGACGGCGTCCAGCGTACCCGGAATCTCCGAGATTTTCGTCATCGCATGCTCCTGCATTGAGAGTGATTCGACGCAGCGAACAAACGAATCAGCGCATGCCATCGAGAATATCGCGCGCATGCCGGCGCGAAATCACCGCCCTGCAATTTTTTTCTTCACGCTTCAGCGGCCCTACGCAACGAAGAATTGGAAACCCGCTTTAACCGCAGGTGGAAATCCTGCTTTCATATCTTTATTGAACCTCTTTGCTATTTTCCGCTGCATCCACGTGGGTTCGCGGTCTTTTTCCCTGCATGAGCAGCGAGCTTCCTTACCCGGCGCACGACACTTGCTGCGCGGCAGCTCGCTGCAATTTACCGATGATTAGGAGAGACGGCACATCGTTTGCTCATTTCCAGCTCCAGCGAACCGGGTATTTGCGATATGGATTTGAGCTTCATTCGGCGCGGCGGCGCATCGCGCCGGGCAGGCGTCTTCCAGACACAGGGCCGGATGAATGCAGCGGCCATGAGCTTGCCGAAAAGCGAGCCAGTCATCGCCAACCTGTCAATTCGCCTGAAAATCATGATGGGATTTGCTATCGTTCTGCTGCTGTCGGCGGGCACCATGGCGGGCGCCTGGTTTGGCTATGAGGCGATCCTCGACGGCTTCGACGTTTATCGTATCAGCATGTCGGAATCGGATTATGCGCGCGAAATCGACAGCTCGCTCTCGGCATACCAGAGCAACGCGCGCTATTACGCCCTGACGGGCATAAAGGAGGCGGAAGCTGCCGCGGAAGAGGCGCGACGCTTGCTCGAGCGAACGATCACGGCAGCCAAAACCGAGACTGCAACTCTCAGCTGGCAGCAGTCGATAAAGGAACTGTTCGAAGCCTACCGCGCCTATACCGATTCCTTCAACAAAGTGTTGGCGCTGCGCGCCGGGATCGATCGCTCGGCAGCCACGATGGGCGGACAGGCGCACGTCATCCGGACCGCGCTCGATCAGGTGAAGGCGCCGGGCGCTCAAGCAGAAAATATCATTGAGCGTTTCGATACGATCGATCGCCTCGTAACGACAGAATTGAAGCTCCACGATGAAGTCCTCGCGAGGGACGTCTTACAGAGAATAGAAGGGTTTAAAGGTGCGATCGTGCGAGAGCGTCGCTCGCCGGACGTCGGCGGACAGGCGCTCGACGAGCTCGTCGCGTCTTACCGAGATGGGTTCGCCCGAGTGGAGGCCGCAGGCCAAGAGATCGATCGTTTGATGGCGGACATGTGGAAGCTGCGTCACGGACTATCCGGGGCGGCCGCCTCTCTGAAGCGAGTGGCTTTGGCGGAGCAGGCTGATGCCGAGAAAAAGACCGCGGTGCAAATCATCCACGGTCAATCGGTAGTGGTTGCCCTTGCGCTCGCCTCGATTGCAATTGGCCTCGTGCTCTCCTTTGCGATCGGACGCGGTATCGCAAAACCTGTCATCGCGATGTGCAGCTCGATGATCGAGCTGGCAAACGGCCGCTATGAGATCGTGCTGCCGGGGCTCGGTCGGCACGACGAGGTCGGCAAGATGGCTGGCGCGGTCGAGAGCTTCAAGCGGCAAGCCATTGAGCGCGCCGAACGCGAAGCTGCGGAGATCGAAGAGCGTAACAGGTCGGCGGCCGAGCTGCGGCGCGCTGAGCTCGCTAAATTCGCTGGCGGCTTTGAGGCCGCGGTGGGTGACATCGTCAACGGCATTTCGGGTTCTGCTCAGCAACTCGAAGCAGCAGCATCAACGCTGTCACGCAATGCGGAGGCGACAGGGGGCCTGACCAACGCGGTGGTCGGCGCCGCGCGAGAATCGTCGAGCAGCATTGGTTTGGTCGCCTCGGCGGCCGAGGAGCTGTCGCTGTCGATCAATGATATTCGCACCCAGGTCCGCAACTCGAATGCGATCTCCGGTAATGCGGTAGCCCAGGCCAAGAGCACGGACGCCCGCATCGCGACGCTCGCGCAAGCCTCGCACCGGATTGGTGATGTCGTGAAGCTGATTACAGCGGTCGCAGAGCAGACCAATCTGCTCGCGCTCAATGCCACCATTGAGGCAGCCCGCGCCGGAGAGGCGGGCCGCGGCTTTGCCGTCGTCGCAGCCGAGGTGAAGTCGCTTGCAAGCCAAACCGCCCGTGCGACGGAGGAGATCGGCTCTCACGTCGAAGGTATGCAGCAAGCGACCGGAGATTCGATTGCCGCGATCAAGTCGATCGCCGGCATCATTGGCGATATCTCCGCCATCTCGGGTTCGATCGCGTCCGCCGTCGACCAGCAGACCGCGACGACACAGGCGATCGCACAGAGCGCGCAGCAGGCGGCCTCTGGCACCGCGCAGGTGTCATCCAATCTCGAGCAGGTCAATCGCGAAGCAAGCGAGACCGGCTCGGCGGCTTCCGCCGTGCTGCAATCAGCGCGCGGACTAACCGAGGCGAGCCACCGCCTGCGCGCGGAGCTTGACCGTTTCATGGCCAACGTCGTCGCGGCGTAGTCTGGCTCGCAATGCGAGACGCCTGCGACTACCATTGCGCAAGTGCCAGAGACCTGCGCTAGTCAACGGACAAGCCGGCACCCTCGCGTGGGCAAACCGGTATCCTAGGGATCGTCGATGGAGCATGGTCTGGATCTGGCCGGATTCGCGTTGCACCCGCAACGCGGTGCAGTGTTGGGTGAGGTGCATGCGCGTCCGTTCACGCGGCTCTCCGCGCCTCTCGCAGTGCTGCGATTTGCTTTTTTGGGCCAGGGAGAAGCGGCGGCCGCCGACCGGCAGGCCTTTGTAGGCTTTTGCACCGCGCAGGGCTTGGCGGCACCCGAGGTGTCGGCTAAGCACCACCAGGTGTCAATCGGAGCAGTTTCGCTACGCTGGGAACAGCATTCCGAATTCACGACTTTCACCTGGATCTGGAGTAATGAGGCATCCGCGCTGGCGTTCGCTCCCATCGGTGACGAACTTACCGCATTGATCCGGGCACTGCCGCAAACGGGACAGCTGCTTGTGGCGGTGAGGCTCGAGGTGGAGCAGACCGAAGCGGCCGTCGCGCGCGCTGAGGAGCTGTTTGATAAGAGCAGCCTCGCAATGGCGACAGTCCGCAGCGGCCCTGCGGTCGTCGCTTCCGACTTTCGTGCGGATGCGCAGGGCTTTGTCCGCATTCTCATCTGCAACGACGGCCTGTCGCCGGGCCGGCTTGGCGCTCTTGTGCAGCGCGTGCTGGAGATCGAGACCTATCGCACGCTGGCGCTGCTCGGCCTGCCGGCCGCGCTCGAGCTCGCGCCCTCGGTCGATCACATTGGGCGGCGGCTGGTCGAAGTGCTCCAGGAGATGCAGGGCGCCGAGGACCTCAAGCTCAACAATCACCTCCTCACGGAGCTGACCGCATTGGCCGCCTCATTGGAGCGCGGCGCAGCGGGTAGCCTGTTCCGCTTCGGCGCGAGCCGGGCTTATTACGACATCGTGCAGGCCCGCCTTGGCGTGATCGAAGGAAGCGAGATCGGAGGGCGACCGACCTGGTCGTCCTTCCTTGCCCGGCGGATGGCGCCGGCGATGCGCACCTGCGCCGCGATGGAGGACCGCCAGGCCAACTTATCGATCAAGCTAGCGCGCGCCGCCGATCTCCTGCGCACGCGGGTGGACGTGGAACTGGAGGAGCAGAATCGTGACCTGCTGCGCTCAATGAACGAGCGCACCAAGCTGCAATTGCGCCTGCAGAGCACCGTCGAAGGCCTCTCCGTGGCGGCGATCGGCTATTACGTCGTCAGCCTGTTCGGCTACCTCGCTAAGGGCGCACATGACGGCGGCTTGCATGTCGAGCCGTCACTCGCGACAGCATTGTTCGTACCATTTGCCGTCGGTCTAATTTGGATCATCACGCACCGGATCCGCCAGAGGCACCTTAAACATGAAGGCGCGCCGGGCGATCATGACTGAGTTCCTTCGCGCCGAGGGCTTGCCATTCGAGCCGGGTCGGCCGAAGCTGGTGGAGCTGGAGGGCAAGTGATGAGCCAATCGAACGGAATGACCAACCTGCTCTGGCTGCAAGGCGCGAGCTGCGGCGGTTGCACCATGTCGATCCTCGAAAGCGGCTCTTCCGGCTGGTTCGACGAACTGAGGCAGTTCGGCATCAACCTGCTGTGGCATCCCTCGGTCAGCGAGGAGACAGGCGAGGAAGCGGCCGAGGTGCTCAACTCCGTGCGCGAGGGCAGGGTGCCGCTCGACCTACTGCTCCTCGAAGGCTCCGTTGCCCGCGGCCCGAACGATAGCGGCCGCTTCAACATGCTCGCGGGCACGGGCCGCTCGATCTACCACTGGATGCTAGATCTCGCGCCGCGGGCGGACTATGTCGTTGCGGTCGGAAGCTGTGCCGCCTATGGCGGGGTGCCAGCCGCCGGCGCCAATCCAACCGACGCGGTCGGGCTGCAATTCGAGGGCGCCGATGCTGGCGGCGCGCTCGGCGCAGGCTTCCGCTCCCGGCTCGGCTTGCCGGTGATCAATGTGGCTGGCTGTGCGCCGCATCCGGGCTGGATGATGGAAACCATTTTGGCACTGACGTCCAAGGACTTGTCAGCGACTGACCTCGACACCTATGGCCGACCGAAATTCGTTGCCAACCATCTTGCTCATCACGGCTGCTCCCGCAACGAGTTCTATGAGTTCAAGGCCAGCGCCGAAACCATGTCCGAGCGCGGCTGCCTCATGGAGCATCTCGGCTGCAAGGCGACTCAGGCTGTCGGCGATTGCAACCAGCGCTCCTGGAACGGCGGCGGTTCCTGCACGAAGGGCGGTTATGCCTGCATCGCCTGCACGTCACCTGGCTTCGAAGACGCGCAGAATTTCCTGGAGACCGCCAAGCTTGCCGGCATCCCAGTCGGCTTGCCGACCGACATGCCAAAAGCCTGGTTCGTCGCGCTCGCGGCGTTGTCGAAATCGGCGACTCCGCGGCGCGTGAGGCTGAATGCGACCGCTGATCATGTGGTGGTGCCGCCCGGCCGCACCACGGCCAAGCGCACGCCATGACGAGGATTACGATCGGCCCGTTCAACCGCGTCGAGGGCGATCTCGAAGTCCGCCTCGACGTCGAAAGCGGCCGGGTCCAGCGCGCCGAAGTGACGGCGCCGCTCTATCGCGGGTTCGAGCAAATTCTGGAGGGGCGGCCACCGCTTGATGCGCTGGTGTTGGCGCCGCGCATCTGCGGCATCTGCTCGGTCTCGCAGTCGGTCGCCGCCGCTGCCGCGCTTCGCCATGCGATGGGAACCGAGGCGGCGCCGAACGGTCTGCTCGCCACTAATATCGCGCACGCGGCAGAGAATGCCGCCGATCATCTTACGCATTTCTACATCTTCTTCATGCCTGACTTCGCCCGTGAAGCCTACGCTTCGCAGGATTGGTACCAGGAGACTCGCGAGCGCTTTGCGGCCACCCGCGGCAGTGCGGCGCGCGATGCGCTGCCGGCGCGGGCGCGGCTGCTCGAGACTATGGGAATCATTGCTGGCAAATGGCCACACAGCCTTGCCTTCCAGCCGGGCGGCGCGACGCGCGCGATCGAACTCGGCGAGCGCGTACGGCTGTTGTCGATCGTGACCTCATTTCGCACGTTCCTTGAACGTACAGTGTTCGCCGATACTCTAGAGAACATGCTGTCGCTCTCGACCGCAGACGAGCTCGACCGCTGGCGCGCGGGGCGCAGCGGTGATTTCGCTCATTTCCTCAGGCTTGCCGACAGCCTCGCGCTCAGTGAGCTCGGCAAGGGACCGGGCGTGTTGATGAGCTATGGCGCCTATCAAGGCGCCGATTGCGGACTGTTCCCGCGCGGCATTGTTGGTCCAGACATGGTTGTGGAGCCGTTGCCGCTGAGTCAGATCAGCGAGGACGTTTCCCATGCATGGATGCGGGATTGCTCCTCCGATCCTGCGCACAGCAACACCGTACCTGATCCCGACAAGGCAGGCGCCTATAGCTGGTGCAAGGCGCCGCGGCTTTCGGGCCAGCCGGTCGAGGTCGGGGCGATTGCGCGCCAGACCGTGGCCGGGCAAGCGCTGATAGCCGATCTCGTCGCCCCAAGCGGCACCAATGTCCGCAACCGTGTGATCGCCCGGCTGATCGAGACTGCGCGCATCGCACTTGCGATGGAGCAGTGGACCCGCGCGCTACGACTTTCGGAACCGTTCTGTGCTCCCTCGCAGGAGATGCCCGACGGGGCATATGTCGGTCTCGTCGAGGCCGCGCGCGGCAGCCTCGGGCATTGGGTGGCGGTGCGCGGTGGAAAGATCGAGCGCTACCAGATCATCGCGCCGACCACCTGGAATTTTTCACCGCGCGATTCCCTCGGCGTGGCAGGCCCTCTGGAACAGGCGCTGGTCGGCACCGATGTGGGCGAGGCTGGCGCACGTTCCGTTGCGGTTCAGCATGTCGTGCGCTCGTTCGATCCTTGCATGGTGTGCACTGCGCATTGAAACGGGCTCGGCGGCGTAAACCTCGTTACCGCCTGCAAATCGAATTGTTTCCGCTTCTTTCGTGCAGTGCCGCTCGATCTTCGCGTCTTGCACAATTCAGATCTCGCAACCTTTTGACATTCCTCTAATTTCATTTTGCGCCACGCAGTTGGCCTGCTTCTTGCTGTCCCTAAGCGTCATTGAAAGCCAAAGCTGACGGCGGGAGGATTTATGGGCACGGCGACGGAAACATTTTACAGCGTGATCAGGCGGCAAGGCATCACGCGTCGAAGCTTTCACAAGTTCTGCAGCCTGACCGCGACGAGCCTCGGCCTCGGCCCGCTGGCGGCGAGCCGCATCGCCAATGCGCTCGAGACCAAGCCGCGTGTGCCCGTGATCTGGATGCACGGTCTCGAATGCACCTGCTGCTCCGAGAGCTTCATCCGCTCCGCGCATCCCCTGGTGAAGGATGCGGTGCTGTCGATGATCTCGCTAGACTACGATGACACGATCATGGCGGCCGCGGGCCATCAGGCGGAAGCGATCCTCGAGGAGACCCGTGCCAAGCATAAAGGTCAGTACATTCTGGCCGTTGAAGGTAATCCGCCGCTCAACGAGGGCGGCATGTTCTGTATCGACGGCGGCAAACCATTCGTCGAAAAGCTGAAGATGATGGCCGAGGACGCGATGGCGATCATCGCTTGGGGCGCTTGCGCGTCCTGGGGCTGCGTACAGGCGGCAAAGCCCAATCCGACCCAGGCCACACCGATCGACAAGGTCATCACCAACAAGCCGATCATCAAGGTGCCGGGATGCCCCCCGATCGCCGAAGTGATGACCGGCGTCGTCACCTTCATCACCACCTTCGGCAAGCTGCCCGAGCTCGACCGCCAGGGCCGGCCTAAGATGTTCTACTCGCAGCGCATCCACGACAAGTGTTACCGGCGCCCGCATTTCGACGCCGGCCAGTTTGTCGAGGAGTGGGACGATGAGGCGGCGCGCAAAGGCTACTGCCTCTACAAGATGGGCTGCAAGGGGCCAACGACCTATAACGCCTGCTCAACCGTGCGCTGGAACGGGGGGGTCTCATTCCCCATCCAATCGGGACACGGCTGCATCGGCTGCTCAGAGGACGGCTTTTGGGACAAGGGCTCGTTCTACGATCGCCTCACCAACATCAAGCAGTTCGGCATCGAGAAAAACGCCGATCAGATCGGCATGGCGGCAGCGGGCGCCGTGGGTGCGGCGGTGGCCGCGCACGCCGCCGTCACTGCGGTAAAGCGGCTTGCCAGCAAGCGCGAAGACGCCGGCCACAACAGCTGATCAAAAGACACATTAGGGTAGAAACGATCATGGGTATCCAGACTCCCAACGGCTTCAATCTCGACAATTCCGGCAAACGCATCGTCGTCGATCCCGTGACCCGCATCGAGGGACACATGCGGGTCGAGGTCAATGTCGACGCCGACAACGTGATCCGCAATGCCGTATCGACCGGCACGATGTGGCGCGGGATCGAGGTGATCCTGAAGAACCGCGACCCGCGCGATGCGTGGGCATTTACCGAGCGGATCTGCGGCGTCTGCACCGGCACGCACGCGCTGACCTCGGTGCGCGC
The window above is part of the Bradyrhizobium guangdongense genome. Proteins encoded here:
- a CDS encoding nickel-dependent hydrogenase large subunit gives rise to the protein MTRITIGPFNRVEGDLEVRLDVESGRVQRAEVTAPLYRGFEQILEGRPPLDALVLAPRICGICSVSQSVAAAAALRHAMGTEAAPNGLLATNIAHAAENAADHLTHFYIFFMPDFAREAYASQDWYQETRERFAATRGSAARDALPARARLLETMGIIAGKWPHSLAFQPGGATRAIELGERVRLLSIVTSFRTFLERTVFADTLENMLSLSTADELDRWRAGRSGDFAHFLRLADSLALSELGKGPGVLMSYGAYQGADCGLFPRGIVGPDMVVEPLPLSQISEDVSHAWMRDCSSDPAHSNTVPDPDKAGAYSWCKAPRLSGQPVEVGAIARQTVAGQALIADLVAPSGTNVRNRVIARLIETARIALAMEQWTRALRLSEPFCAPSQEMPDGAYVGLVEAARGSLGHWVAVRGGKIERYQIIAPTTWNFSPRDSLGVAGPLEQALVGTDVGEAGARSVAVQHVVRSFDPCMVCTAH
- a CDS encoding hydrogenase small subunit, whose product is MGTATETFYSVIRRQGITRRSFHKFCSLTATSLGLGPLAASRIANALETKPRVPVIWMHGLECTCCSESFIRSAHPLVKDAVLSMISLDYDDTIMAAAGHQAEAILEETRAKHKGQYILAVEGNPPLNEGGMFCIDGGKPFVEKLKMMAEDAMAIIAWGACASWGCVQAAKPNPTQATPIDKVITNKPIIKVPGCPPIAEVMTGVVTFITTFGKLPELDRQGRPKMFYSQRIHDKCYRRPHFDAGQFVEEWDDEAARKGYCLYKMGCKGPTTYNACSTVRWNGGVSFPIQSGHGCIGCSEDGFWDKGSFYDRLTNIKQFGIEKNADQIGMAAAGAVGAAVAAHAAVTAVKRLASKREDAGHNS